From Chryseobacterium gallinarum, one genomic window encodes:
- the murI gene encoding glutamate racemase, whose translation MKTKKQDYSHLSSSQPIGIFDSGVGGLTVAKEIKRLLPNEDLIYFGDTKHLPYGEKSKEAIIEYSTKITNFLLEQNCKAIVIACNTATANALNEVMQSVAGKVPVIDVINPVAEKVSYEIHNNVGVIATKATVNSGLYKKSIRKHNKWIKVDELATPLLVPAIEEGFKNHPITHAIIYNYLSNNKLKNIETLILGCTHYPLLIDEIKQYYGNRVRVIDSPNIVANHLKIILDKYNLLNDNNPKPDYHFYLSDITKNFEKISKKFFGKSIDLELKVL comes from the coding sequence TTGAAAACGAAAAAACAAGATTATTCACATCTTTCATCCAGCCAGCCTATCGGAATTTTCGACAGCGGAGTAGGAGGACTTACTGTTGCCAAAGAAATTAAAAGACTGCTTCCCAATGAAGACCTGATCTATTTTGGAGACACGAAACATCTGCCTTATGGAGAAAAGTCCAAAGAGGCGATTATAGAATATTCTACAAAAATCACCAATTTTCTTCTGGAACAAAACTGTAAAGCTATTGTGATAGCGTGTAATACTGCTACTGCAAACGCTTTAAATGAGGTAATGCAATCAGTTGCGGGTAAAGTACCGGTCATTGATGTTATCAATCCGGTGGCAGAAAAAGTTTCCTATGAAATCCATAATAATGTAGGGGTTATTGCGACCAAAGCAACTGTAAATTCAGGATTATATAAAAAAAGTATACGGAAACATAACAAATGGATTAAGGTGGATGAGCTGGCAACCCCTCTATTGGTTCCTGCGATTGAAGAAGGTTTCAAAAACCATCCTATCACACATGCTATTATTTACAATTATCTGAGCAATAATAAGCTGAAAAATATTGAAACGCTGATTTTAGGATGTACGCACTATCCACTATTAATTGATGAAATCAAACAATATTACGGAAACAGGGTTCGTGTTATTGATTCACCTAATATTGTAGCCAATCATCTGAAAATTATTCTGGATAAGTACAATCTTTTGAATGATAATAATCCTAAACCGGATTACCACTTTTACCTTTCGGATATCACTAAAAATTTTGAGAAAATATCGAAGAAATTCTTTGGCAAAAGTATTGATTTAGAATTAAAAGTATTGTAA
- a CDS encoding RsmD family RNA methyltransferase, with protein MFRIISGKWKAKKIAAPKNFEVRPTTDFAKEALFSILENKYDMQFVSVLDLFAGIGSISLEFASRGCQDVTSVEMNPKHTGFINATASELDMALQINVQRGDVFDWLKKFRNKKSFEIVFSDAPFEMEEKKYYELISLVLNNKFLKENGVLIVEHQSRMKLEHPNLIDTRKYGNVSFSFFEPNKEDHQEL; from the coding sequence ATGTTCAGAATAATATCAGGCAAGTGGAAAGCCAAAAAAATTGCCGCTCCTAAAAATTTTGAGGTAAGGCCCACAACGGATTTTGCTAAAGAAGCTTTATTCAGCATCCTTGAAAACAAATACGACATGCAGTTTGTTTCCGTTCTCGATTTATTTGCGGGAATAGGTTCTATTTCGTTAGAATTTGCTTCCAGAGGATGCCAGGATGTGACTTCTGTGGAAATGAATCCAAAGCATACAGGATTTATAAATGCTACAGCATCAGAACTTGATATGGCCCTTCAGATCAATGTGCAGAGAGGTGATGTGTTCGACTGGCTTAAAAAATTCAGAAATAAGAAATCTTTTGAAATCGTTTTTTCCGATGCCCCTTTTGAAATGGAGGAAAAAAAATATTATGAGCTGATTTCTCTTGTTTTAAACAATAAATTCCTCAAAGAAAACGGGGTTCTTATCGTAGAGCATCAAAGCCGTATGAAGCTGGAACACCCTAATCTGATTGATACCAGAAAATACGGAAATGTAAGTTTCAGTTTTTTTGAACCGAATAAAGAAGATCATCAGGAACTTTAA
- a CDS encoding DUF3822 family protein, protein MNVLNLLFTKDGLIFQIAKNKSIVEEKSYFVTEETPLNLIEEKLDEILIRQRFDEIQVVSALNHFTLMPEGFSEHETGFDLIAFNAPADKEKEELMLSINKKFNIQFYYTFPKNYYKKIKELAIPVHFNFSGEKFLNSINNKNNKEIHINLYHNQCEFFAIDHKKVILYNNLDVNSEVDFLYFIMFTLSKIGFGINDTSFYAYGETTENETFISELQKFVKNLKIVFDNIPNKNFILN, encoded by the coding sequence ATGAACGTACTTAATTTACTTTTTACCAAAGACGGATTGATCTTCCAGATTGCGAAAAACAAAAGCATTGTGGAAGAAAAGTCGTACTTCGTTACTGAAGAAACCCCACTCAACCTTATTGAGGAAAAGCTTGATGAAATTCTTATCAGGCAACGCTTTGACGAAATCCAGGTAGTTTCTGCACTCAATCATTTTACTTTAATGCCTGAAGGTTTTTCTGAACACGAAACAGGATTTGACCTGATTGCTTTTAATGCCCCTGCAGATAAGGAAAAAGAAGAACTGATGCTTTCTATTAATAAGAAGTTCAATATCCAGTTTTATTACACTTTTCCGAAAAACTATTATAAAAAAATAAAAGAGCTGGCGATACCGGTACATTTTAATTTTTCCGGAGAAAAGTTTTTAAACTCTATCAACAACAAGAATAATAAGGAGATTCATATCAATCTTTATCATAATCAGTGCGAGTTTTTCGCTATTGATCATAAGAAGGTGATCCTGTATAACAACCTGGATGTTAACTCTGAGGTTGATTTCCTTTATTTTATTATGTTTACATTGAGTAAAATAGGTTTTGGAATCAATGATACGAGTTTTTACGCATATGGCGAAACTACAGAGAATGAAACTTTTATTTCCGAGCTTCAGAAATTTGTCAAAAACCTGAAAATTGTTTTTGATAACATTCCCAACAAAAATTTTATACTTAACTAG
- a CDS encoding Smr/MutS family protein has protein sequence MKIGDTVSVVDEDLSGVITSVKGNIVVFKDEYGFTHQYPKEKLVPKNADLYENIKIVRKAEPKKIISKKHQKNHLVLDLHFHNLVKNPDDYDSFERLFIQKEKLLEVLEFCRKNNLKRLEIVHGIGDGVLQRMVRDVLESQVNIDFYNKEILHHQSGAVMVEFH, from the coding sequence ATGAAAATCGGGGATACAGTTTCTGTAGTAGATGAGGATTTAAGCGGTGTAATTACTTCCGTGAAAGGAAATATTGTGGTTTTTAAAGATGAATACGGTTTTACCCACCAATATCCCAAGGAAAAGCTGGTTCCCAAAAATGCAGATTTATATGAAAACATAAAAATTGTGAGAAAAGCGGAGCCTAAAAAAATAATTTCTAAAAAACATCAGAAAAATCATTTGGTTCTGGACCTGCATTTTCATAATTTGGTGAAGAATCCCGATGACTATGACAGTTTTGAAAGATTGTTTATTCAAAAGGAAAAATTGTTGGAAGTTCTGGAGTTTTGCAGAAAAAATAATTTAAAGAGGCTGGAAATTGTACACGGCATTGGTGACGGGGTCTTACAAAGAATGGTAAGAGATGTTTTGGAAAGCCAGGTCAATATTGATTTTTATAACAAGGAAATACTTCACCATCAATCAGGTGCGGTAATGGTAGAATTTCACTAA
- a CDS encoding metallophosphoesterase family protein, which translates to MTKILLLSDSHSYIDDRILAYAAQADEIWHCGDFGSMAVIEELEKVKPLKGVFGNIDDAKIRSVFPEVNRFFCEKLEVLMVHIGGYPGRYTPIARKEISEKAPRLFISGHSHILKAMFDEKNNLLHLNPGACGKQGWHKTRTMMRFVVDGEEVKDLEVIELGSRV; encoded by the coding sequence ATGACAAAAATCCTCCTCCTTTCCGATTCCCATTCCTATATTGATGACCGGATCTTAGCGTATGCAGCACAGGCTGATGAAATCTGGCATTGTGGAGATTTTGGAAGCATGGCCGTAATTGAAGAACTTGAAAAAGTGAAGCCTCTGAAAGGTGTTTTTGGAAATATAGACGATGCAAAAATCCGTTCTGTATTTCCGGAAGTGAACCGTTTTTTTTGTGAAAAGCTTGAAGTACTGATGGTCCACATCGGTGGATATCCCGGCAGATATACTCCTATTGCCAGAAAAGAAATAAGTGAAAAGGCTCCCAGGTTATTTATTTCAGGACATTCTCATATTTTAAAAGCCATGTTTGATGAAAAGAATAATCTCCTGCATCTTAACCCCGGAGCTTGTGGAAAGCAAGGCTGGCATAAGACAAGAACAATGATGCGGTTTGTAGTAGATGGTGAAGAGGTTAAAGATTTGGAAGTGATTGAATTGGGTTCAAGAGTGTAA
- a CDS encoding serine hydrolase, with amino-acid sequence MKKKLSLFIFLVTVGLANAQVEEKKLDELIQNTLKTFDVPGMSVGVVKDGKVIYSKGFGVRSLTTKQPMDENTLVGIASNSKGFTCVALAILADEGKLNWDDKVSKYIPEFQMYDPYVSQNVTIKDLITHRAGLGLGQGDLMFFPEGGSLTVNDIVHNVRYLKPENPFRTKLDYNNIMFIVAGEVIHRISGLSWAEFIEQRIMKPVGMTASFGSYSRAKAITNKIDAHAPVAGKAVAVPHDWNETANAAGGIMSNIKDMTTWAECLMNNFTTKDGKKLVSDKNAQQLWSLQIPDRVAAKNPYDTSFYGYGLGWFLSDVKGHKQVQHTGGLIGTVTQFTLIPDLKLGIVVLTNQQSGAAFNTITNTVKDSYLGVADRNWLKTYSERMAKMNADYDKQKKDAFAKSDAFKKEKALHPKSEQFVGIYNDAWFGDVEIVQQGSTYRISCKNSPRLKGELLPYSNNSFIIKWDDRSYDADAYLIFEYDENGKAQSAKLKAISEVTDFSFDFDDLDLKRK; translated from the coding sequence ATGAAGAAGAAACTTTCTCTTTTCATTTTTCTTGTAACCGTAGGATTGGCAAATGCCCAGGTTGAGGAAAAAAAACTGGATGAACTGATCCAGAATACTTTAAAAACATTTGACGTTCCGGGAATGTCTGTAGGGGTGGTAAAAGATGGTAAAGTGATTTATTCCAAAGGATTTGGAGTACGTTCTCTTACCACGAAGCAGCCTATGGATGAAAATACATTAGTGGGAATTGCTTCCAACTCCAAAGGATTTACCTGTGTGGCGCTTGCTATTCTGGCAGATGAAGGAAAATTAAATTGGGATGACAAAGTTTCAAAATATATTCCCGAGTTTCAGATGTATGATCCCTATGTTTCTCAGAATGTAACCATAAAAGACCTGATTACTCACAGGGCAGGCCTGGGATTGGGCCAGGGAGATCTTATGTTTTTTCCGGAGGGGGGAAGTCTGACAGTCAATGATATTGTTCATAATGTAAGGTATTTGAAGCCTGAAAATCCTTTCAGAACGAAATTAGACTACAATAATATCATGTTTATTGTTGCCGGTGAGGTGATTCACCGAATTTCCGGGTTAAGCTGGGCAGAATTTATAGAACAGCGGATCATGAAACCTGTAGGAATGACAGCCAGTTTCGGAAGCTATAGCCGTGCTAAAGCGATAACCAATAAAATTGATGCTCACGCTCCTGTGGCTGGAAAAGCAGTGGCTGTTCCTCACGATTGGAATGAAACCGCCAATGCAGCAGGGGGTATTATGAGTAATATTAAAGATATGACAACCTGGGCTGAATGCCTGATGAATAATTTTACCACTAAAGACGGTAAAAAACTGGTTTCTGATAAAAATGCCCAACAGTTGTGGAGCCTTCAGATTCCTGACAGGGTAGCTGCAAAAAACCCATATGATACCAGCTTTTACGGATATGGATTAGGCTGGTTTTTAAGTGATGTGAAGGGGCATAAACAAGTGCAACATACCGGAGGTTTGATTGGAACGGTAACGCAGTTTACACTGATACCGGATTTGAAATTGGGGATTGTAGTGCTGACAAACCAGCAGTCGGGGGCTGCGTTTAATACTATTACCAATACGGTAAAAGATTCTTATCTTGGTGTGGCAGACAGAAATTGGTTAAAAACCTATAGTGAGAGAATGGCTAAAATGAATGCTGATTATGATAAGCAAAAGAAAGATGCGTTTGCTAAATCGGACGCCTTTAAAAAGGAAAAAGCACTTCATCCAAAATCCGAACAGTTTGTAGGAATTTATAATGATGCCTGGTTTGGTGATGTGGAAATTGTACAGCAGGGAAGTACCTACAGAATTTCATGCAAAAACTCACCAAGATTAAAAGGCGAACTGCTTCCATATTCCAATAATTCCTTCATTATCAAATGGGATGACAGAAGCTATGATGCCGATGCTTATCTTATTTTTGAGTATGACGAAAATGGAAAAGCACAGTCTGCAAAGCTAAAAGCTATTTCTGAAGTTACTGATTTCAGTTTTGATTTTGATGATCTGGATCTGAAAAGGAAGTAA
- a CDS encoding leucine-rich repeat domain-containing protein: MRSILNILLFIPLLYSCQQYNNPPYDEKEKVLRDFPVENSTRMVMDSLWNKRDSLTYLRLKNLDLILMNESSTIPNWIGNFEKMRIFQIVNEEKKITSIPKSIGKLTRLLQFDIPNNNVTVLPSSFYNLKSLTYLDLRNNPIVLINNKISQLTNLESINLDGTFINNLPISICKLQKIKFFTLENTHISDLPTCLKDMSSLEWLNISGTGIKIIPIEILNAPKLETIHAKGLKLKNYKEVKAICEKRNITFYYDE, from the coding sequence ATGAGAAGTATATTAAATATCTTACTTTTTATTCCATTATTATATTCTTGCCAGCAGTATAATAATCCTCCTTATGATGAAAAAGAAAAAGTATTGAGAGATTTTCCTGTAGAAAATAGTACCAGGATGGTAATGGATTCTTTATGGAATAAAAGGGACTCACTTACTTATCTTAGACTTAAAAATCTCGATTTAATTCTGATGAATGAATCTTCAACAATTCCCAATTGGATTGGAAATTTTGAAAAAATGAGAATATTTCAAATAGTGAATGAAGAGAAAAAAATCACATCTATTCCTAAAAGCATAGGAAAATTAACACGCCTATTGCAATTTGATATTCCAAACAATAATGTAACTGTACTCCCTAGTTCTTTTTATAATCTTAAAAGCTTAACATATCTTGATTTAAGAAACAACCCTATTGTATTGATTAACAATAAAATAAGTCAGCTTACTAATTTAGAAAGTATCAATTTAGATGGTACTTTTATAAATAACTTACCTATTAGCATTTGCAAATTACAAAAAATAAAATTTTTCACTTTAGAAAACACTCATATTTCTGATTTACCTACTTGTTTAAAAGATATGTCTAGTTTGGAGTGGCTTAATATTTCAGGTACAGGAATAAAAATCATTCCCATTGAAATTTTAAATGCACCAAAGTTAGAAACAATTCATGCAAAAGGCTTAAAGCTCAAAAACTATAAAGAAGTAAAAGCCATTTGTGAGAAAAGGAATATTACTTTTTATTATGATGAATAA
- a CDS encoding leucine-rich repeat domain-containing protein, whose protein sequence is MKLFQYLFFLLPLLASCQQYNTQPYDKYEETLRTFPTSTTEIIIDSVWRKRDSLTYLRFDKVRNIYLSEVDSIPLWIFNFKQLKSIESFSENKKITNIPEKIGNNINLTHIELPNNNISKIPEAIYTLKNLERLNLSNNKLIYIDPKIGNLKKMKIFLLSNNYDLKDLPKEICSLSNLVSLPINNTDISKLPECVKNMENIENINISNTNINYFPIKILDIAKLKEINAKGLKLKNYQEVKAICEKKNITFYYDE, encoded by the coding sequence ATGAAACTCTTTCAATATTTATTTTTTTTATTGCCATTATTAGCTTCTTGCCAACAATATAATACGCAACCATATGACAAATATGAAGAAACTTTAAGAACTTTTCCCACTTCAACAACTGAAATTATTATAGATAGTGTATGGAGAAAAAGAGATTCACTTACTTACTTGAGATTTGATAAGGTTCGAAATATATATCTTTCAGAGGTTGATTCAATCCCACTTTGGATTTTTAATTTTAAACAATTAAAAAGTATTGAATCCTTTTCAGAAAACAAAAAAATAACTAATATTCCTGAAAAAATAGGGAATAATATTAACTTAACCCATATAGAGCTACCGAACAATAATATATCTAAAATTCCTGAAGCTATTTATACTTTAAAAAACTTGGAACGCCTAAATTTAAGTAATAATAAATTGATATATATTGATCCTAAAATAGGCAACTTAAAAAAAATGAAAATTTTTTTATTATCAAACAATTATGATTTAAAGGATCTTCCCAAAGAAATCTGTAGTCTTTCAAATTTAGTTAGCTTGCCTATTAATAATACAGATATATCAAAACTTCCTGAATGTGTGAAAAACATGGAAAATATTGAAAACATTAACATATCTAATACAAATATAAATTATTTCCCTATCAAAATACTAGATATTGCTAAATTAAAAGAAATAAACGCAAAAGGCTTAAAGCTCAAAAACTACCAAGAAGTAAAAGCTATTTGTGAGAAAAAGAATATTACATTCTATTATGATGAATAA
- a CDS encoding SixA phosphatase family protein — protein MKRLILVRHAKSDWPEETEDFDRPLADKGLEDAMKMSRFMKNNHISIDHFVSSPAVRALNTCKIFNQTYQLDFTTNEKLYNPSERNFESVIYDLDDSLNSVALFSHNNGISNFANSISEDIFHFPTCGVAGFEVDCNSWSEFDGARKKLLFFYEPGKI, from the coding sequence ATGAAGAGACTCATCCTCGTAAGACATGCAAAAAGCGACTGGCCGGAAGAAACGGAGGACTTTGACAGACCCTTGGCAGATAAGGGACTGGAGGACGCCATGAAGATGTCCAGGTTTATGAAAAACAACCATATTTCCATAGACCATTTTGTGTCGAGCCCCGCTGTACGTGCATTGAATACCTGTAAAATTTTCAACCAGACCTACCAGCTTGATTTTACCACTAATGAAAAGCTATATAACCCTTCGGAAAGAAATTTTGAATCGGTAATTTATGACCTGGATGACAGTCTGAACTCAGTAGCCCTTTTCTCTCACAACAATGGAATCTCTAATTTTGCCAATTCCATTTCCGAAGATATTTTTCATTTTCCCACCTGTGGTGTTGCCGGTTTTGAGGTGGATTGCAACTCATGGTCCGAATTTGACGGTGCCAGAAAGAAGCTTCTTTTCTTTTATGAGCCCGGAAAAATATAA
- the ruvX gene encoding Holliday junction resolvase RuvX, with translation MGQILAIDYGKARCGIAVTDDMQIIASGLETIENHSLMGFLKKYFSENKVDEVVIGLPIDLKGNISEVETDILKFIEVFKKEFSDIAVHRFDERFTSKMASFFISQSGKSKKKRQEKGLIDKVSATIILQNFLEQRLK, from the coding sequence ATGGGACAAATCCTTGCAATAGACTACGGAAAAGCCCGTTGTGGCATTGCTGTAACGGATGATATGCAGATTATAGCCAGTGGTCTGGAAACTATTGAGAACCATTCTTTAATGGGATTTTTGAAAAAATATTTCAGTGAAAATAAGGTAGACGAAGTAGTGATTGGACTTCCCATAGATCTGAAAGGAAATATTTCGGAAGTAGAGACCGATATTCTGAAATTTATTGAAGTCTTTAAAAAAGAATTTTCAGATATTGCCGTTCATCGTTTTGATGAAAGGTTTACTTCTAAAATGGCCTCTTTTTTTATATCCCAAAGCGGGAAAAGCAAAAAAAAGAGACAGGAAAAAGGATTAATAGATAAAGTAAGTGCAACGATTATATTGCAGAATTTTTTAGAACAAAGATTAAAATGA
- the def gene encoding peptide deformylase — MILPIRAFGDPVLRKVGKDIDKDYPGLQELIDNMFETMYSANGIGLAAPQIGLDIRLFVIDVTPLAEDEDYEDIKDELAEFKKVFINARILEESGEEWKFNEGCLSIPDVREDVKRKGTIVIEYYDENFVKHTETFSDIRARVIQHEYDHIEGILFTDHLSALKKKLVKGKLTKISQGDVNIGYKMRFPK; from the coding sequence ATGATTTTACCGATAAGAGCTTTTGGAGATCCTGTCTTGAGAAAAGTGGGAAAAGATATAGATAAAGATTATCCCGGGTTACAGGAACTGATAGATAATATGTTCGAAACGATGTACAGCGCAAATGGCATAGGTCTTGCTGCGCCTCAGATCGGATTGGATATCCGTTTGTTTGTCATCGATGTGACTCCTCTTGCTGAAGATGAAGATTATGAGGATATTAAAGACGAGCTTGCAGAATTTAAAAAAGTATTCATCAATGCCAGGATCCTGGAAGAATCCGGTGAAGAATGGAAGTTTAATGAAGGCTGTTTGTCTATTCCTGATGTAAGGGAAGACGTGAAAAGAAAAGGGACAATCGTTATTGAATATTATGACGAAAATTTTGTGAAACATACAGAAACTTTTTCCGATATTAGAGCCCGCGTAATTCAGCATGAATACGATCATATTGAAGGGATCTTATTTACCGATCATTTAAGTGCATTAAAAAAGAAGCTGGTAAAAGGAAAACTGACAAAGATTTCTCAGGGTGACGTAAACATCGGTTACAAAATGAGATTTCCAAAATAA
- a CDS encoding DUF5606 family protein, giving the protein MLLEKIISISGKPGLYKLVSQLRNGFIIEDVTTKKKVSIGNSSQVSLLDNIAMFTFEKEVPLFEVFENIAKNNDYKETISHKSSDADLKDFMLASLPNYDTERVYSSDIKKLAQWYNILQKAGYITPESFVKAEPETLEGEPAEVSIEKEAPKKAAPKAEKPAAPKVKATSAAKAAPKSTHTKKG; this is encoded by the coding sequence ATGCTGTTAGAAAAAATAATTTCAATTTCTGGAAAACCAGGACTTTACAAATTAGTTTCTCAATTAAGAAACGGATTCATTATTGAAGATGTTACCACCAAGAAAAAAGTGAGCATTGGAAACTCAAGCCAGGTAAGCTTACTGGATAACATTGCTATGTTTACATTTGAAAAAGAAGTTCCTTTGTTCGAAGTTTTTGAAAATATTGCTAAAAACAACGATTATAAGGAAACAATTTCTCATAAATCTTCTGATGCAGATCTGAAAGACTTTATGCTGGCGTCACTTCCTAATTATGATACCGAAAGAGTATACTCTTCTGATATTAAGAAACTGGCACAATGGTATAATATTCTTCAGAAAGCAGGATATATTACACCTGAAAGCTTTGTAAAAGCAGAACCTGAAACTTTGGAAGGAGAACCGGCTGAAGTGAGCATTGAAAAAGAAGCTCCTAAAAAAGCCGCTCCAAAAGCAGAAAAACCTGCCGCTCCAAAAGTAAAGGCTACTTCAGCAGCTAAAGCAGCTCCGAAAAGTACGCATACTAAAAAAGGATAA
- the mazG gene encoding nucleoside triphosphate pyrophosphohydrolase, with the protein MNTKQEKLDAFGRLLDIMDDLREKCPWDQKQTLQSLRHLTLEETYELSDAILQEDLTEIKKELGDVLLHLVFYAKIGSEKKSFDIADVINSLNEKLIFRHPHIYGDTEVKDEEEVKQNWEKLKLKEGNKSILGGVPKSLPSLVKAYRIQDKVKGIGFEFHDAEDAWKKVDEEIQEFHAETDPDKKEQELGDVFFSLINYARISGINPDSALERTNLKFISRFQKMEKLALEKDVKLADMTLEEMDVLWEKAKQLS; encoded by the coding sequence ATGAATACAAAACAGGAAAAGCTGGATGCTTTCGGAAGATTACTGGATATCATGGATGATCTTCGTGAGAAATGCCCGTGGGATCAGAAACAAACCCTGCAATCGTTGCGCCACCTGACGCTGGAAGAAACTTACGAACTCTCTGATGCGATTCTTCAGGAAGACCTGACGGAAATTAAAAAAGAGCTGGGAGATGTTCTGCTTCATCTGGTTTTCTACGCTAAAATAGGATCTGAGAAAAAGAGCTTTGATATTGCAGATGTTATTAATTCCCTTAATGAAAAACTTATTTTCCGTCATCCACATATTTATGGGGATACTGAAGTAAAGGACGAAGAAGAAGTAAAACAGAATTGGGAAAAACTGAAGCTGAAAGAAGGAAACAAATCCATTTTAGGTGGTGTTCCGAAGAGCCTGCCAAGCCTGGTGAAAGCTTATAGGATCCAGGATAAAGTAAAAGGTATCGGGTTTGAGTTTCATGATGCTGAGGATGCCTGGAAAAAGGTGGATGAAGAAATTCAGGAGTTTCATGCAGAAACAGATCCTGATAAAAAAGAACAAGAGCTGGGAGATGTATTTTTCTCCTTGATTAATTATGCAAGGATTTCAGGCATTAACCCGGATTCTGCATTGGAAAGAACCAACCTGAAGTTTATCTCAAGATTTCAAAAAATGGAAAAACTGGCTCTTGAAAAAGATGTGAAGCTGGCAGATATGACCCTGGAAGAAATGGATGTTCTTTGGGAAAAAGCAAAACAGCTTTCTTAA
- a CDS encoding SdiA-regulated domain-containing protein produces MLRFLILPFIFLLSCNPKAQNSPVAKNDGLPLLFSLPKKLKEVSGITLSKDKKTVWVIEDKGNKNAIYALNDKGEMLGKIPVENAENTDWEDIISDSQGNIYIGDFGNNDNNRQDLAILKTDLKDLSQKTTKVIQSTRFHYEGQTEFPPKKSNWLYDCEGFVEMGGNFYLFTKNRSKGFDGTFLVFKVPNQEGDFEAKLVGKLKLEGGYNDAAITSAAINSTHDKIVLLTHKNIHVLTGFTADDFSSAKIQKISLNHNSQKEAIVFHDDKTLWIADEKGKDEGGNVYNFSF; encoded by the coding sequence ATGTTGCGATTCCTTATTTTACCTTTTATTTTTTTATTGAGTTGTAATCCTAAAGCACAAAATTCACCGGTTGCTAAAAATGACGGATTGCCTCTTCTGTTTTCCTTGCCTAAAAAACTGAAGGAAGTTTCGGGAATAACATTGTCTAAAGACAAAAAAACGGTCTGGGTAATTGAGGACAAAGGAAATAAAAATGCCATTTATGCTCTTAATGATAAAGGAGAAATGCTGGGTAAAATTCCGGTAGAAAATGCAGAAAATACAGATTGGGAAGATATTATTTCCGATTCACAAGGCAATATTTATATCGGAGATTTTGGAAATAATGATAACAACAGACAAGACCTTGCCATTTTAAAAACCGACCTGAAAGATCTGTCTCAGAAAACAACAAAAGTAATTCAGTCCACCAGATTTCATTATGAGGGACAAACCGAATTTCCTCCTAAGAAATCCAATTGGCTGTATGACTGTGAAGGCTTTGTGGAAATGGGAGGAAATTTCTATCTTTTTACCAAAAACAGGAGTAAGGGCTTTGACGGAACTTTCCTTGTATTCAAGGTGCCTAACCAGGAAGGTGATTTTGAAGCTAAGCTGGTAGGGAAGCTAAAACTTGAAGGAGGCTATAATGATGCCGCCATTACATCAGCCGCCATCAATAGTACTCATGATAAAATTGTATTACTGACACATAAAAATATTCATGTACTTACCGGATTTACCGCAGATGATTTCAGCTCCGCTAAAATTCAGAAAATCTCTTTAAATCATAATTCGCAGAAAGAAGCCATCGTCTTCCATGATGATAAGACCTTATGGATTGCGGATGAGAAAGGAAAAGATGAAGGTGGAAATGTTTATAACTTTTCATTTTAG